GCACAGCTCGTGGAGACCGTCGCCGAGTCCTCCGAGGAACTCATGGAGAAGTACCTCGAGGGCGAAGAACTCACCCTCGAGGAGCTCAAGGCCGGCATCCGCAAGATGACCGTCAACTCCGAGCTCTACCCGGTGTTCTGTGGCTCCGCCTTCAAGAACCGCGGTGTGCAGCCGATGCTCGACGCCGTCATCGACTTCCTGCCGTCCCCGCTGGACGTGCCGGACATGGTCGGTCACAACCCGCGCAACGAGGAAGAGGAACTGGTCCGTAAGCCCAGCGCTGACGAGCCCTTCTCCGCTCTCGCCTTCAAGATCGCGGCACACCCGTTCTTCGGTCAGCTGACCTTCGTCCGCGTGTACTCCGGTCACGTCGAGGCCGGCGCCCAGGTGGTCAACTCCACCAAGGGCAAGAAGGAGCGCATCGGCAAGCTCTTCCAGATGCACGCCAACAAGGAGATGCCCGTCGAGGGCGCCACCGCGGGCCACATCTACGCCGCCATCGGTCTGAAGGACACCACCACGGGTGACACCCTGTGCGATCCGAACAATCAGATCGTGCTGGAGTCCATGAGCTTCCCGGAGCCCGTGATCTCCGTGGCCATCGAGCCGAACTCGAAGGGTGACCAGGAGAAGCTCTCCACGGCCATCCAGAAGCTCTCCGCTGAGGACCCGACCTTCCAGGTCTCCCTCAACGAGGACACCGGCCAGACGGTCATCGCCGGCATGGGCGAGCTCCACCTGGACATCCTGGTGGACCGCATGCGCCGCGAGTTCAAGGTCGAGGCCAACGTGGGCAAGCCCCAGGTCGCGTACCGCGAAACCATCAAGAAGGCCGTTGAGAAGGTCGACTTCACCCACAAGAAGCAGACCGGTGGTTCCGGTCAGTTCGCCAAGGTGCAGGTTTCCTTCGAGCCGCTCGAGACCACGGACGGCACCTTCTACGAGTTCGAGAACAAGGTCACCGGTGGCCGCGTTCCGCGCGAGTACATCCCCTCCATCGACGCAGGTATCCAGGACGCCATGCAGTTCGGCATCCTGGCCGGCTACCCCATGGTGGGTGTGAAGGCCATCCTGATCGACGGCGCTTACCACGACGTCGACTCCTCGGAAATGGCGTTCAAGATCGCCGGTTCCCAGGTGTTCAAGGAAGGCGCACGCCGTGCCAACCCGGTTCTGCTGGAACCGCTCATGGCCGTCGAGGTCCGTACTCCCGAGGAGTACATGGGCGATGTCATCGGTGACCTCAACTCCCGTCGTGGCATGATCCAGTCCATGGAGGATGCTGCAGGCGTCAAGGTCATCCGTGCCAACGTTCCGTTGTCCGAGATGTTCGGCTACATCGGTGACCTGCGTTCCAAGACGCAGGGCCGCGCGGTGTACTCGATGACCTTCGACAGCTACGCCGAGGTTCCCAAGGCTGTGGCTGACGAGATCATCCAGAAGAACCGCGGCGAGTAAGTTGTCGCACCCCGGTGGGGGAGGCCTTCGGGCTTTCCCCGCCGGCGTCGCGTGGCTTTCGGCAGCTCGCCGAGGGAGCCGCGACATTCAGGCCCCAGGGACCAACCGGCCCCTGAACCGCAATTTCATCAAAACCCCTGCCCCCAAGTAGACTTGTACAAGTTCTGCCGCGACACCCGTAGCAGAGTCAGCACGTCACTTGAAAAATGTTCTAGGAGGAACCTGTGGCAAAGGCAAAGTTCGAGCGGACTAAGCCGCACGTCAACATCGGCACCATCGGTCACGTTGACCACGGTAAGACGACGCTGACGGCCGCCATTTCCAAGGTGCTGTACGACCAGTACCCGGATCTCAACGAGCAGCGCGACTTCGCTTCCATTGACTCTGCTCCGGAAGAGCGCCAGCGCGGTATCACCATCAACATCTCCCACGTGGAGTACCAGACCGAGAAGCGTCACTACGCACACGTTGACGCCCCCGGCCACGCTGACTACATCAAGAACATGATCACCGGCGCTGCTCAGATGGACGGTGCAATCCTCGTGGTTGCCGCCACTGACGGCCCGATGGCTCAGACCCGTGAGCACGTTCTGCTCGCCCGCCAGGTTGGTGTCCCCTACCTGCTGGTCGCGCTGAACAAGTCCGACATGGTCGAGGACGAGGAACTCCTCGACCTCGTGGAGATGGAAGTTCGTGAACTTCTGTCCTCGCAGGACTTCGACGGCGACAACGCTCCCGTCATCCGCGTCTCCGGTCTGAAGGCTCTGGAAGGCGACCCCAAGTGGGTTGCTTCCGTCCAGGAGCTCATGGCCGCCGTCGACGAGTCCGTTCCGGACCCGGTTCGTGACCGTGACAAGCCGTTCCTGATGCCGATCGAGGACGTCTTCACCATCACCGGTCGTGGCACCGTGGTGACCGGCCGCGCCGAGCGTGGCACCCTCGCCATCAACTCCGAGGTCGAGATCGTCGGCATCCGCCCGGTCCAGAAGACCACGGTCACCGGTATCGAGATGTTCCACAAGCAGCTCGACGAAGCATGGGCCGGCGAGAACTGTGGTCTGCTGCTCCGTGGCCTCAAGCGCGACGATGTCGAGCGTGGCCAGGTTGTGGTGAAGCCGGGTTCCATCACCCCGCACACCAACTTCGAGGCCAACGTCTACATCCTCTCCAAGGATGAAGGCGGCCGCCACAACCCGTTCTACTCGAACTACCGCCCGCAGTTCTACTTCCGCACCACGGACGTCACCGGCGTGATCACCCTCCCCGAGGGCACCGAAATGGTCATGCCTGGCGACAACACCGAAATGAGCGTTGAGCTGATCCAGCCCATCGCCATGGAAGAGGGCCTCGGCTTCGCCATCCGTGAAGGTGGCCGCACCGTTGGTTCGGGTCGTGTGACCAAGATCATCAAGTAGTCACTGACTGATGATTTCCGGCTGATGCCGGTGTGAAGGCCCCGCTGCTTCGGCAGCGGGGCCTTTGCTTTGTCCTCAGGAGCGGGCCCGCATGCGGTGGTCTTCGCTCGCCTTCGGCGACCGGCAGGGAAGGAGCGGCGGCGCTGCTCACGGGCCCCTGAGGGAGCTTGGCGGGCTTCTTGCCGGCTCCGGGCGCACTGGGCCGGCGCGAGGCTCGTCTGGGGTGCGGGCCGCTCCCGCTGGGTCGGCTCCGGAGTGGCGCGTGGAAGGCGTAGCGGCATCTCGCGGAGCGGTCGGTCGGAGGTCCGTTGGGAGGCCGATTCGCTATTCTCTTCCAGATGCGCCATACTTGAAGGGTTGTTCAAGCGCCCCTTCGTGCCCCGACCCGGATAATGCCGGGTGTCAGGGACCAGGCTGGGGACCAAACATGACCAATCCATCCACTGAGAACGGTGTGACGCGTCCAGAATCTGGCCGACACGCCCGACCGCGTGGGTCGGTTGCTCCGGTGGGTTGAGGAACCCGGGTCCAACTCGGATTCAGCTCATGCGGAGAGCGGTAGTCACGACTTCAAATGCCTCGGCAGCCGCACATAACAGCAAAGAGATGCGAATAGCGGTCCTGATCACTCAGGACTGAACCTAATGAAAGAGAGTCAGGCGACATGGCGGGACAGAAGATCCGCATCCGGCTGAAGTCATATGACCACGAGGTCATTGATGTTTCGGCACGGAAGATCGTTGAGACGGTCACGCGCGCAGGCGCAACGGTAGTCGGCCCGGTGCCGCTGCCCACGGAGAAGAACGTTTACTGCGTTATCCGTTCTCCCCACAAGTACAAGGACAGCCGTGAGCACTTCGAAATGCGTACTCACAAGCGTCTGATCGACATCATCGACCCCACGCCGAAGGCTGTTGACTCGCTCATGCGTCTCGACCTGCCGGCCGACGTGAACATCGAAATCAAGCTCTAGGGAGGTGCTGAGAGACTATGACCGCAACCCGCAACGTTAAGGGCCTGCTGGGCACGAAGCTCGGCATGACCCAGGTTTGGGATGAGAACAACAAGCTCATCCCCGTGACCGTCGTCCAGGCCGACTCCAACGTCGTCACCCAGCTGCGTAACGCAGACAAGGACGGCTACACCGCGGTTCAGATCGGCTTCGGCCAGATCGATCCGCGCAAGGTCACCAAGCCGCTCGCCGGCCACTTCGAGAAGGCCGGTGTCACCCCGCGCCGTCACGTCGTCGAACTGCGCACCGCTGACGCCGAGAGCTACGAGCTCGGCCAGCAGCTCTCCGTGGAGCTCTTCGAAGCCGGTCAGAAGATCGACGTCGTCGGCACCACCAAGGGCAAGGGCTTCGCCGGTGTCATGAAGCGTCACGGCTTCTCCGGTGTCGGTGCTTCCCACGGTGCTCACAAGAACCACCGCAAGCCCGGTTCCATCGGTGGCGCATCCACCCCGAGCCGCGTCTTCAAGGGCCTGAAAATGGCCGGCCGCATGGGCAATGTCCGTCACACCACGCTGAACCTCACGGTTCACGGTGTCGACGCTGAGAAGTCGCTGCTCCTGATCAAGGGTGCCGTTCCCGGCGCCCGCGGCTCGGTCGTCCTCGTACGCACCGCCGTGAAGGGAGCCTAGTACCATGGCCAACACCATCAAGGTTGACCTGCCCGCCGAGATCTTCGACGTTCAGACCAACGTGCCGCTGCTGCACCAGGTCGTCGTCGCGCAGCTCGCTGCTGCTCGTCAGGGCACTCACAAGACCAAGTCCCGCGGCGAAGTCGCCGGCGCCGGTCGCAAGCCGTTCAAGCAGAAGGGTACCGGCCGCGCCCGTCAGGGTTCCGTCCGTGCTCCTCACATGACCGGTGGTGGCGTCGTCCACGGCCCGACCCCGCGTGACTACTCGCAGCGCACCCCCAAGAAGATGAAGGCTGCTGCTCTCCGTGGCGCCCTCTCCGACCGCGCTCGTAACGGTCGCATCCACGTGGTGGAGTCCCTGGTTTCCGGCACCACGCCGAGCACCAAGGACGCACGCGCCGCGCTGAAGGCGATCTCCGACCGCAAGAACCTGCTCGTGGTGATCGACCGCGCCAACGATGTTGCTGCACTGTCCGTGCGCAACCTCGTCGAGGTTCACGTTCTGTACGTCGACCAGCTCAACACCTACGATGTGCTGATCTCCGACGACGTGATCTTCACCAAGGACGCCTTCGACGCCTTCGTTGCCGGTAAGGACAACAAGACCGTGGAGGAAGCCAAGTGAGCGCCGTCTTCAACAAGGACCCGCGTGACGTCATTCTCGCGCCCGTGGTCTCCGAAAAGAGCTACGGCCTGATCGACGAGGGTCAGTACACCTTCCTGGTGGACCCCCGCT
This portion of the Arthrobacter woluwensis genome encodes:
- the fusA gene encoding elongation factor G, with translation MAQDVLTDLNKVRNIGIMAHIDAGKTTTTERILFYTGVNHKIGETHDGASTTDWMEQEKERGITITSAAVTCFWNKNQINIIDTPGHVDFTVEVERSLRVLDGAVAVFDGKEGVEPQSETVWRQADKYNVPRICFVNKMDKLGADFYFTVDTIISRLGAKPLVMQLPIGSENDFIGVVDLLEMRALVWPGDAKGDVTMGASYEVQEIPADLKERAEEYRAQLVETVAESSEELMEKYLEGEELTLEELKAGIRKMTVNSELYPVFCGSAFKNRGVQPMLDAVIDFLPSPLDVPDMVGHNPRNEEEELVRKPSADEPFSALAFKIAAHPFFGQLTFVRVYSGHVEAGAQVVNSTKGKKERIGKLFQMHANKEMPVEGATAGHIYAAIGLKDTTTGDTLCDPNNQIVLESMSFPEPVISVAIEPNSKGDQEKLSTAIQKLSAEDPTFQVSLNEDTGQTVIAGMGELHLDILVDRMRREFKVEANVGKPQVAYRETIKKAVEKVDFTHKKQTGGSGQFAKVQVSFEPLETTDGTFYEFENKVTGGRVPREYIPSIDAGIQDAMQFGILAGYPMVGVKAILIDGAYHDVDSSEMAFKIAGSQVFKEGARRANPVLLEPLMAVEVRTPEEYMGDVIGDLNSRRGMIQSMEDAAGVKVIRANVPLSEMFGYIGDLRSKTQGRAVYSMTFDSYAEVPKAVADEIIQKNRGE
- the rplC gene encoding 50S ribosomal protein L3, which produces MTATRNVKGLLGTKLGMTQVWDENNKLIPVTVVQADSNVVTQLRNADKDGYTAVQIGFGQIDPRKVTKPLAGHFEKAGVTPRRHVVELRTADAESYELGQQLSVELFEAGQKIDVVGTTKGKGFAGVMKRHGFSGVGASHGAHKNHRKPGSIGGASTPSRVFKGLKMAGRMGNVRHTTLNLTVHGVDAEKSLLLIKGAVPGARGSVVLVRTAVKGA
- the rpsJ gene encoding 30S ribosomal protein S10, with amino-acid sequence MAGQKIRIRLKSYDHEVIDVSARKIVETVTRAGATVVGPVPLPTEKNVYCVIRSPHKYKDSREHFEMRTHKRLIDIIDPTPKAVDSLMRLDLPADVNIEIKL
- the tuf gene encoding elongation factor Tu, whose amino-acid sequence is MAKAKFERTKPHVNIGTIGHVDHGKTTLTAAISKVLYDQYPDLNEQRDFASIDSAPEERQRGITINISHVEYQTEKRHYAHVDAPGHADYIKNMITGAAQMDGAILVVAATDGPMAQTREHVLLARQVGVPYLLVALNKSDMVEDEELLDLVEMEVRELLSSQDFDGDNAPVIRVSGLKALEGDPKWVASVQELMAAVDESVPDPVRDRDKPFLMPIEDVFTITGRGTVVTGRAERGTLAINSEVEIVGIRPVQKTTVTGIEMFHKQLDEAWAGENCGLLLRGLKRDDVERGQVVVKPGSITPHTNFEANVYILSKDEGGRHNPFYSNYRPQFYFRTTDVTGVITLPEGTEMVMPGDNTEMSVELIQPIAMEEGLGFAIREGGRTVGSGRVTKIIK
- the rplD gene encoding 50S ribosomal protein L4, which produces MANTIKVDLPAEIFDVQTNVPLLHQVVVAQLAAARQGTHKTKSRGEVAGAGRKPFKQKGTGRARQGSVRAPHMTGGGVVHGPTPRDYSQRTPKKMKAAALRGALSDRARNGRIHVVESLVSGTTPSTKDARAALKAISDRKNLLVVIDRANDVAALSVRNLVEVHVLYVDQLNTYDVLISDDVIFTKDAFDAFVAGKDNKTVEEAK